The proteins below come from a single Mus musculus strain C57BL/6J chromosome 5, GRCm38.p6 C57BL/6J genomic window:
- the Gnrhr gene encoding gonadotropin-releasing hormone receptor isoform 2 (isoform 2 is encoded by transcript variant 2), producing MANNASLEQDPNHCSAINNSIPLIQGKLPTLTVSGKIRVTVTFFLFLLSTAFNASFLLKLQKWTQKRKKGKKLSRMKVLLKHLTLANLLETLIVMPLDGMWNITVQWYAGEFLCKVLSYLKLFSMYAPAFMMVVISLDRSLAITQPLAVQSNSKLEQSMISLAWILSIVFAGPQNYS from the coding sequence ATGGCTAACAATGCATCTCTTGAGCAGGACCCAAATCACTGCTCGGCCATCAACAACAGCATCCCCTTGATACAGGGCAAGCTCCCGACTCTAACCGTATCTGGAAAGATCCGAGTGACCGtgactttcttccttttcctactCTCTACTGCCTTCAATGCTTCCTTCTTGTTGAAGCTGCAGAAGTGGactcagaagaggaagaaaggaaaaaagctcTCAAGGATGAAGGTGCTTTTAAAGCATTTGACCTTAGCCAACCTGCTGGAGACTCTGATCGTCATGCCACTGGATGGGATGTGGAATATTACTGTTCAGTGGTATGCTGGGGAGTTCCTCTGCAAAGTTCTCAGCTATCTGAAGCTCTTCTCTATGTATGCCCCAGCTTTCATGATGGTGGTGATTAGCCTGGACCGCTCCCTGGCCATCACTCAGCCCCTTGCTGTACAAAGCAACAGCAAGCTTGAACAGTCTATGATCAGCCTGGCCTGGATTCTCAGCATTGTCTTTGCAGGACCACAG